Proteins encoded in a region of the Methylosinus trichosporium OB3b genome:
- a CDS encoding methyltransferase domain-containing protein, which translates to MALALVCPIDRSPLHAEGEALRCPHGHSFPVVDGIPVLLRDDVAQTIGIAHASRAAADQRPARHSSLYLETLGISESEKKMAVALAEATSAIDPVASVLIGATNGLAYKHLIGRLATVPIPELRLPDGHGESLLDIGCSWGRWSIAAARKGYRVTALDPSLGALAAARRIARSMNLQIDFVCGDARFLPFADASFDKVFSYSVLQHFSREDACAALAETSRALAPGGVALIQMPNARGLRSLVQLARRGFAEGSGFEVRYWRVDELLRTFSATIGPTRASVHCFFGLGLEASDARLMTPPLRLLLRASDMMRRMASHVPPLLHVADSLYLESTKPQERRAARAASEDACAR; encoded by the coding sequence TTGGCGCTCGCTCTCGTCTGTCCCATCGACAGATCGCCGCTGCACGCCGAGGGAGAGGCGTTGCGCTGCCCGCACGGCCATTCCTTTCCGGTCGTCGACGGCATTCCCGTGCTGTTGCGCGACGATGTGGCGCAGACGATCGGGATCGCGCATGCTTCGCGCGCCGCCGCGGACCAGCGCCCCGCGCGCCATTCCTCGCTCTATCTCGAGACGCTCGGAATCAGCGAGAGCGAAAAGAAAATGGCGGTCGCGCTCGCGGAGGCGACGTCGGCGATCGACCCGGTCGCCTCCGTCCTGATCGGCGCGACCAATGGCCTCGCCTATAAGCATCTGATCGGTCGCCTCGCCACTGTTCCCATTCCCGAGCTGCGCCTTCCCGACGGCCATGGCGAGTCTCTTCTCGATATCGGCTGCAGCTGGGGGCGATGGTCGATCGCCGCGGCGCGCAAGGGCTATCGCGTGACCGCGCTCGATCCTTCGCTCGGCGCCCTGGCGGCGGCGCGACGCATCGCGCGCTCGATGAATCTGCAAATCGACTTCGTCTGCGGCGACGCGCGTTTTCTGCCCTTCGCCGATGCGAGCTTCGACAAGGTGTTCTCCTACAGCGTGCTTCAGCATTTCAGCCGCGAGGACGCGTGCGCCGCGCTCGCCGAAACCTCGCGCGCGCTGGCGCCTGGGGGCGTCGCGCTGATCCAGATGCCCAATGCGCGCGGCCTGCGCAGCCTCGTCCAGCTGGCGCGGCGCGGTTTCGCCGAAGGCTCCGGATTCGAGGTCAGATATTGGCGCGTCGACGAGCTGCTCCGGACATTTTCCGCGACGATCGGCCCGACGCGCGCGTCGGTCCATTGCTTCTTCGGCCTCGGGCTCGAAGCGTCCGATGCGAGATTGATGACGCCGCCGCTGCGTCTGCTGCTGCGCGCGTCCGACATGATGCGGCGCATGGCCTCGCATGTCCCGCCGCTGCTGCATGTCGCCGACAGCCTCTATCTCGAATCCACGAAGCCACAGGAGCGTCGCGCCGCGCGCGCAGCGAGCGAGGACGCATGTGCGCGATAG
- a CDS encoding Bax inhibitor-1/YccA family protein encodes MTNFDRNTSFGYRGGVSRAGAAQIDEGLRAYMIGVYNHMVLGLGVTGFVALATHMMAVASQSGRQIELTSFGHLLYATPLKWVVMLAPLAFVFFLGFRADRISAATARNVFLAFSAVMGLSMSTIMLVFTGASVAKVFFITAAAFGGLSLYGYLTKRDLSAFGSFLVMGLWGLVIAGLVNLFFQSSALQFGLSILSVFIFAGLTAWDTQQIKDGYYQSAGYGQEVAAKASVFGALSLYLDFINMFQSLLFLFGDRNSD; translated from the coding sequence ATGACCAATTTCGACCGCAACACGAGCTTCGGCTACCGGGGCGGCGTCTCGAGAGCCGGCGCGGCGCAGATCGACGAAGGTCTGCGCGCCTATATGATCGGCGTGTACAATCATATGGTTCTCGGTCTCGGCGTTACCGGCTTCGTGGCGCTCGCCACGCATATGATGGCCGTCGCGAGCCAGAGCGGCCGCCAGATCGAGCTCACCTCCTTCGGCCATCTGCTCTATGCGACCCCGCTGAAATGGGTGGTGATGCTCGCGCCGCTGGCCTTCGTCTTCTTCCTCGGCTTCCGCGCCGACCGCATCTCGGCCGCGACGGCGCGCAATGTCTTCCTCGCCTTCTCGGCGGTGATGGGCCTGTCGATGTCGACGATCATGCTCGTCTTCACCGGCGCGTCGGTCGCCAAGGTGTTCTTCATCACCGCGGCGGCCTTCGGCGGCCTCAGCCTCTACGGCTATCTGACGAAGCGCGATCTCTCGGCCTTCGGCTCCTTCCTGGTGATGGGGCTCTGGGGCCTCGTCATCGCGGGCCTCGTCAATCTGTTCTTCCAGAGCAGCGCGCTGCAGTTCGGCCTGTCCATCCTGTCGGTGTTCATCTTCGCGGGCCTCACCGCCTGGGACACGCAGCAGATCAAGGACGGCTATTATCAGAGCGCCGGCTACGGCCAGGAGGTCGCGGCGAAGGCGAGCGTGTTCGGCGCGCTCTCGCTCTATCTCGACTTCATCAACATGTTCCAGTCGCTGCTGTTCCTGTTCGGCGACCGCAACAGCGACTGA
- the nusG gene encoding transcription termination/antitermination protein NusG, protein MIAFRDDPPSRRDDGPTESTRRWYVVQTRPQREAGVVLQLEAQNFRAFLPRVTRTIRHARKLRMVQAPVFPGYLFVSLDLQRDRWRSVNGTFGAVGLIMGDDYPAPTPHGVVEQLLSCADARGACRFDLDLAEGQKVKVLAGPFADAIGSLVRLGDNERVQVLLDIMGGRVPVTLERSALAAV, encoded by the coding sequence TTGATTGCATTTCGTGACGATCCGCCGTCGCGCCGCGACGACGGGCCGACAGAGTCGACGCGACGCTGGTATGTCGTGCAGACGCGCCCGCAGCGCGAGGCTGGCGTCGTCCTTCAGCTCGAGGCGCAGAATTTTCGCGCCTTCCTGCCGCGAGTGACGCGCACCATTCGCCATGCGCGCAAGCTGCGCATGGTGCAGGCGCCGGTGTTCCCCGGCTATCTCTTCGTCTCTCTCGATCTGCAGCGCGACCGCTGGCGATCGGTCAACGGCACCTTCGGCGCCGTCGGCCTCATCATGGGCGACGATTATCCGGCGCCCACGCCGCATGGCGTCGTCGAGCAGCTGCTGTCCTGCGCCGATGCGCGCGGCGCGTGCCGCTTCGATCTCGATCTCGCCGAAGGCCAGAAGGTGAAAGTGCTGGCCGGTCCTTTCGCCGATGCGATCGGGAGTCTCGTCCGCCTCGGCGACAATGAGCGCGTGCAGGTGCTGCTCGACATCATGGGCGGACGCGTGCCGGTCACGCTCGAGCGCTCGGCTCTCGCAGCCGTCTGA